A window of Pirellula sp. SH-Sr6A contains these coding sequences:
- a CDS encoding fumarylacetoacetate hydrolase family protein: MKIIRFTTQSGPNIHFGVVIQNLAVSFDTLQSKTGKSLPILSNSRSYLENLPDGEKAAKELLAWGESNIEGFGETECFPLDSVRLLEPIEITSLFDFGLTPRHLKNSAEVIGRYEKDNPQTAPLLQAFAKAVIAPKAKAPEGQPEALSYYKSNMNTIVGDNESIPWPAYTSRLDVEPELAVIYGNEKQPVAGFCVFNDISARDIQATEFVGGFCLTKDMAKGNQLGPYLVTLDEVGDPYNLQVTVEVNGQVKYRGSTSEISHKADDVFAWLGFIAPLKPGSVMGFGTIPDCTGCDHDDFIDPGSDLRVTIERLGTLRCRFEEPKGKLLPSRWPVREPLRKYH, translated from the coding sequence ATGAAGATCATTCGATTCACGACCCAAAGCGGTCCGAACATCCATTTCGGCGTTGTCATTCAAAACCTCGCTGTGTCGTTCGATACGTTGCAATCCAAAACGGGAAAATCGTTGCCGATCTTGAGCAACAGTCGCTCCTACCTGGAGAATCTTCCCGATGGCGAGAAAGCGGCAAAAGAGCTGCTGGCATGGGGAGAAAGCAACATCGAGGGATTCGGGGAGACGGAATGCTTTCCTTTGGATTCCGTCCGGCTGCTTGAGCCGATTGAAATCACCTCTCTGTTCGATTTTGGACTGACTCCGCGGCATCTCAAGAATTCGGCCGAGGTCATTGGACGCTATGAAAAGGACAATCCGCAAACGGCTCCGCTGCTTCAGGCGTTCGCAAAGGCGGTGATTGCTCCCAAAGCCAAAGCTCCCGAAGGACAGCCGGAGGCTTTGTCGTATTACAAGAGTAATATGAACACGATTGTCGGAGACAACGAATCTATACCATGGCCAGCCTATACATCCAGATTGGACGTCGAACCTGAACTCGCTGTTATCTACGGAAATGAAAAGCAGCCTGTCGCAGGATTCTGCGTGTTCAACGACATATCCGCGCGCGACATTCAGGCCACGGAGTTTGTCGGTGGCTTTTGTTTGACTAAAGATATGGCCAAGGGGAATCAGCTCGGTCCCTATCTCGTCACTCTCGATGAAGTTGGCGACCCTTACAACCTCCAAGTGACCGTGGAGGTGAACGGGCAAGTGAAGTACCGAGGATCGACCTCCGAGATAAGCCACAAAGCAGACGATGTGTTTGCTTGGTTGGGATTCATTGCACCACTCAAGCCAGGCTCCGTCATGGGATTTGGCACCATCCCAGATTGCACTGGATGTGACCATGATGATTTCATCGATCCAGGGTCCGACCTTCGCGTCACGATTGAGCGGTTGGGGACGCTCCGCTGCCGATTTGAAGAACCAAAGGGAAAGCTGCTACCGAGCCGCTGGCCTGTTCGCGAACCCTTGCGAAAGTACCACTAA
- a CDS encoding carboxymuconolactone decarboxylase family protein: MGNDETRYELGLATMRKMFGPGIETALQGLKASSPDLARFLVEFPFADVYTRPELDLKTREMLTIAALTVLGYPQAELKDHIRGALHVGCTRAQVLEIILQMAVYAGFPAALEAVRTAASAFAGVTPTNEEKE, translated from the coding sequence ATGGGTAACGATGAAACTCGATATGAACTTGGTTTGGCAACAATGCGAAAGATGTTTGGCCCGGGCATCGAGACGGCGCTGCAGGGGCTGAAAGCTTCCAGTCCCGATCTGGCTCGCTTTCTGGTCGAGTTTCCCTTCGCAGACGTGTACACGCGACCTGAATTGGATTTGAAGACTCGAGAGATGCTTACCATCGCCGCATTGACCGTTTTGGGGTATCCGCAAGCGGAATTGAAAGATCACATCCGCGGCGCCTTGCACGTCGGATGCACGCGTGCGCAGGTGCTAGAAATCATCTTGCAAATGGCGGTCTACGCCGGCTTTCCTGCCGCGTTGGAGGCGGTGAGGACTGCTGCATCCGCGTTTGCGGGAGTGACTCCCACCAACGAAGAGAAAGAATGA
- a CDS encoding SMP-30/gluconolactonase/LRE family protein, which yields MIKSVRTLVDATHGLKFTESPRWYNNKLWFIDIYDKRIKNVDMEGKVETAVELPFIPNGFGIAPDGTIVVGDAFERKIYRWNGTTLQPWMDLSLVTTFCLSDGIVDNQGRFYVGNIGYNFVDPKAAPVGTCVLAMVKSEGEVTVVADKLFFPNGIVITPDGRTMIVGETIGHRLTAFDIADDGTLSNRRVWAQLPESIGPDGICLDAEGGVWCANPEGTDNVVRVIEGGTVTDRIRVDTHAYALMLGGPERKHLFICTSASHDPAEIHRIPTARFEVVEVNIAGAGTP from the coding sequence ATGATTAAGAGTGTAAGAACGTTAGTAGACGCGACACACGGTCTCAAATTCACCGAGAGTCCTCGCTGGTATAACAACAAGCTGTGGTTCATTGATATCTACGACAAGCGAATTAAGAACGTCGATATGGAAGGCAAGGTTGAGACGGCTGTTGAGTTGCCCTTTATTCCCAATGGGTTTGGGATTGCGCCCGATGGAACGATTGTTGTGGGCGACGCATTCGAACGAAAGATTTACCGTTGGAACGGAACGACTCTGCAACCATGGATGGATCTAAGTCTCGTTACCACATTTTGTTTGAGCGACGGTATCGTCGATAACCAAGGACGCTTTTACGTGGGAAACATCGGTTATAACTTCGTCGATCCGAAAGCCGCGCCGGTCGGAACGTGTGTCCTAGCCATGGTCAAATCCGAAGGAGAAGTCACTGTCGTCGCGGACAAGCTCTTCTTTCCGAATGGGATTGTGATCACGCCGGACGGTCGCACGATGATCGTGGGGGAAACCATAGGGCATCGCCTCACTGCGTTCGATATTGCAGATGACGGGACTCTCAGCAACCGACGCGTTTGGGCGCAATTGCCTGAATCGATTGGTCCAGACGGAATCTGTTTGGATGCCGAGGGTGGAGTGTGGTGCGCCAACCCCGAGGGGACCGACAACGTCGTTCGTGTCATCGAAGGGGGAACAGTCACGGATCGGATCAGGGTAGATACGCATGCCTATGCCCTGATGTTAGGAGGCCCAGAGCGCAAGCATTTGTTTATCTGCACATCTGCATCTCACGATCCCGCAGAGATTCATCGCATTCCGACCGCCCGTTTCGAGGTGGTGGAGGTTAACATTGCAGGTGCAGGAACTCCTTAG
- a CDS encoding SgcJ/EcaC family oxidoreductase → MKLRMFMVVVLFVAKPIVGMAQESPESPTDQEVIRKTVEAYVAAFNKADAKALAAMWSPEAVYTNPLNGDLLIGREAIEKQFAANFAEIKELKLEATTDSVQLISPGVAVEHGTAKLLQGDQTIEESKTTSIFVKRDGVWLLDRVTEETVVEPVSHYEQLKDLEWMLGKWIDRDEIATVATECNWSRNKNFLIRSFTVEIGDRIDMSGIQIIGWNPREKKILSWVFDSDGGFGQGTWSKKGNRWFVQQTGVLPDGGMTSATNIISYIDDKTCTLQSVNRTVDGELVPSIDEVVITKE, encoded by the coding sequence ATGAAATTGCGAATGTTCATGGTTGTTGTCTTGTTTGTCGCTAAACCAATCGTCGGGATGGCACAAGAGTCACCTGAATCGCCGACGGATCAGGAAGTGATTCGAAAAACAGTAGAGGCTTATGTCGCTGCCTTCAATAAGGCGGACGCGAAGGCGTTGGCGGCAATGTGGTCGCCGGAAGCGGTTTACACAAACCCACTCAATGGTGATTTACTCATCGGCCGAGAAGCTATTGAAAAGCAATTCGCAGCGAACTTTGCGGAGATCAAAGAGCTGAAGCTGGAGGCTACCACGGATTCTGTCCAGCTTATCTCGCCGGGTGTGGCGGTCGAACATGGTACGGCCAAATTGCTTCAAGGGGATCAGACGATAGAAGAGAGCAAAACGACCTCAATCTTCGTTAAACGCGATGGGGTGTGGCTATTGGACCGGGTAACGGAAGAGACCGTCGTCGAGCCTGTTTCGCATTACGAGCAGCTAAAAGATTTGGAATGGATGCTAGGGAAATGGATTGATCGCGACGAAATCGCGACGGTCGCTACCGAATGCAATTGGTCCCGAAACAAGAATTTTCTCATTCGTTCCTTCACCGTTGAAATCGGCGACCGCATCGATATGTCGGGAATCCAAATCATCGGTTGGAACCCTAGAGAGAAAAAGATTCTTTCCTGGGTTTTCGATTCGGATGGCGGCTTTGGCCAGGGGACTTGGTCAAAGAAGGGCAATCGTTGGTTTGTTCAACAAACCGGTGTTTTGCCTGATGGTGGAATGACATCAGCCACAAACATCATTTCGTACATCGATGACAAAACGTGCACTCTTCAATCGGTGAATAGAACTGTCGATGGTGAGCTTGTCCCAAGTATCGATGAAGTAGTCATTACCAAGGAATAA
- a CDS encoding GAF domain-containing sensor histidine kinase, which translates to MTPKKSHLAIAESKTSSPNTETSPKCLLPVAVAEFEGLDMRLCDDLQEAGCPMASHLKEQLAFEEFLSQLSSVFVNVKPIEVDSRIKSALQSIAKFLNIDRTGFGEVTSEGLLILQSYELPGLSPMPRVILEQEFPVYMSLIQRGEVFRMPEDLPPEASRELDYCSSTGLLSNLTIPLKSMGRVVGGFSLELYRRRVPWPEELVHRLCLVGEIFSNAIERKRTDIELRSREASLSNAHDELRQLAAKLLHAQEEERRRIAREMHDDWTQRLALLGIDVARLSNESEIPARMREPLLAMQSELVRLAEDVHALSRQLHPSILDDLGLVEALRSECSCFSRRERIAVEYVAIGGDHELPKEISLCIYRVAQEALRNIAKHAAVAEAKVSLQVSPSRLLLRVEDKGIGFDSESMRSQPGLGLSSMIERVRLIGAELTVLTSPGCGTVLKVLITIDGSTR; encoded by the coding sequence ATGACTCCTAAAAAATCACACCTTGCTATCGCTGAATCGAAAACGTCTTCCCCGAATACTGAGACGTCTCCGAAATGTCTTCTTCCTGTGGCAGTCGCAGAGTTTGAAGGCTTGGACATGCGACTTTGCGACGATCTGCAGGAGGCAGGATGTCCGATGGCCTCGCACCTAAAAGAACAATTGGCGTTTGAAGAGTTCTTATCTCAACTCTCCAGTGTGTTTGTTAATGTGAAACCAATTGAAGTGGATTCACGCATCAAATCGGCCCTGCAATCGATCGCTAAGTTTCTCAACATTGATCGAACTGGATTCGGCGAGGTAACTAGCGAGGGCCTTCTGATTCTGCAGTCGTACGAACTGCCAGGCCTTTCTCCGATGCCTCGTGTTATTCTCGAGCAGGAGTTCCCCGTTTACATGAGTTTGATCCAAAGAGGTGAAGTCTTCCGTATGCCTGAGGACTTACCTCCTGAAGCAAGCAGAGAGCTCGATTATTGCAGCAGTACTGGGCTCCTATCGAATCTTACGATTCCGCTTAAGTCCATGGGAAGGGTCGTAGGGGGGTTCAGTCTAGAGTTGTATCGCAGACGCGTTCCATGGCCTGAAGAGTTAGTGCACCGCTTGTGTTTGGTCGGAGAAATATTTAGTAACGCTATAGAACGCAAGCGTACGGACATCGAGCTACGATCGAGAGAAGCATCGCTTAGCAATGCCCATGACGAGCTTCGGCAGCTTGCTGCCAAGCTACTTCATGCGCAGGAAGAAGAACGCCGTCGGATAGCCCGGGAGATGCACGACGATTGGACTCAGCGACTTGCCCTTCTCGGGATCGATGTTGCTCGCCTTTCTAATGAATCCGAAATACCTGCCAGAATGCGAGAGCCACTGCTAGCGATGCAAAGCGAGTTGGTTCGGCTTGCTGAAGACGTGCATGCCCTGTCGCGTCAATTGCATCCCTCGATCTTGGACGACTTAGGTTTGGTGGAAGCTTTGCGTTCCGAGTGTTCGTGTTTTTCTCGGCGAGAACGCATCGCTGTCGAATATGTCGCGATAGGAGGCGATCATGAGCTTCCCAAGGAAATCTCTCTTTGCATCTATAGAGTTGCTCAAGAGGCTTTGCGCAATATCGCGAAGCACGCGGCGGTCGCGGAAGCAAAAGTTTCCTTGCAGGTTTCTCCATCCCGATTGTTACTGCGAGTAGAAGACAAAGGGATTGGCTTCGATTCGGAATCGATGCGGTCGCAACCTGGGCTTGGATTGTCCAGTATGATTGAGCGAGTTCGATTGATCGGTGCTGAACTCACGGTCTTGACATCCCCCGGCTGCGGTACTGTCCTTAAAGTGCTCATTACGATCGACGGGAGTACTCGATGA
- a CDS encoding response regulator, translated as MKKTRILIADDHAILAEGLRRVLEPEFEVVGLVSNGEDLVSAANQLSPDVIITDITMPVMNGIDAATQLRSQGNSSKLIFLTMHRDVAYARRAMEAGAVGYLLKHSVSAELTTAISVVLQGRTYMTPMIAGELLESYRGADQSAGKTAKRLTTRQREVLQLVAEGRSAKEVARALGISVRTAEAHKAKILETLELGNTTELVQYAIRNGIISSEW; from the coding sequence ATGAAAAAGACACGGATCTTGATCGCCGATGACCACGCGATTCTCGCAGAGGGGTTACGGCGCGTGCTTGAACCTGAATTCGAAGTTGTTGGCTTGGTTTCGAATGGAGAGGATCTCGTCTCTGCTGCGAATCAGTTGTCTCCGGACGTCATTATCACCGACATTACCATGCCGGTCATGAATGGAATCGATGCAGCAACTCAATTGCGTTCGCAAGGAAATAGCTCGAAGCTGATCTTTTTGACCATGCATCGTGACGTAGCGTATGCACGACGCGCGATGGAAGCTGGAGCCGTGGGCTACCTCTTGAAACATTCGGTTTCGGCCGAGCTAACTACTGCGATTAGCGTGGTGCTCCAAGGGCGAACCTACATGACTCCCATGATTGCAGGTGAGCTGCTTGAATCGTATCGGGGCGCGGACCAATCTGCGGGGAAAACAGCTAAACGCCTGACCACGCGGCAGCGCGAAGTACTCCAGCTTGTGGCAGAAGGTCGGTCTGCAAAGGAGGTCGCGCGCGCTCTTGGTATTTCAGTGCGCACGGCGGAAGCGCACAAAGCGAAAATTCTGGAGACGCTTGAGCTGGGCAATACAACCGAGTTGGTACAGTATGCCATTCGAAATGGCATCATCTCATCGGAATGGTAG
- a CDS encoding response regulator has protein sequence MRTGCVILADPHLGMLGGVHRLLESSFQTLVMVSDERSLTEAIEKIQPSLLVVDLSLSNSGEANIIQRLHSAHPNIPLVVLSVHDEPSVASVACASGAAGFVIKQNIGTELLPVVKSILRVEACNSSTKVDDV, from the coding sequence ATGAGAACAGGATGTGTGATTTTGGCGGATCCTCATTTGGGAATGCTCGGTGGAGTCCATCGATTGTTGGAATCTTCGTTCCAAACGTTGGTCATGGTCAGCGATGAACGTTCACTGACGGAAGCGATCGAAAAGATTCAGCCAAGCCTTTTGGTTGTCGATCTGTCTTTGTCGAACTCGGGAGAGGCGAACATCATCCAGCGTCTTCACAGCGCCCACCCGAACATACCACTGGTTGTTTTAAGCGTGCATGACGAGCCCTCGGTTGCATCGGTCGCGTGCGCCTCTGGTGCTGCGGGCTTTGTTATCAAACAAAACATAGGAACAGAGCTTCTCCCCGTTGTAAAAAGCATTCTTAGGGTCGAAGCTTGCAATTCTTCAACGAAGGTTGACGATGTGTAA
- a CDS encoding phosphoketolase, with translation MKPATTVQEMQSQNGQTSRAISSYGVARSTVSGSPLSADLLAKMNEYWRACNYLALGMTYLKANPLLKEPLKPEHVKDRLLGHWGTSPGLAFAYIHLERAIKLLDLNVVFMAGPGHGAPGVLGPCYLEGSYTETYPDCSEDEEGLLKFFKQFSFPGGIGSHCTPETPGSIHEGGELGYVLSHACGAVFDNPDLIVAAVVGDGESETGPLATSWHINKFLNPIRDGAVLPILHLNGYKINNPTIWARVSHEELEAFFQGTGWTPYFVEGSDPESMHQSMAATIDHCMEEIRAAQKQARSTGVAFRPRWPVIVLRTPKGWTSPGEVGGHKLEGSWRSHQVPMANVKKDPARLKQLEDWMRCYKPEELFDEKGRFRPDLKALAPIGERRIGSNPHANGGRLKKALRLPDFRSYGIKVDKPGVLDAENCRPLGVFLRDVMKANMTNFRVFGPDENTSNKLDAIYEVSKKLWLSEYFPEDDDGGELAVDGRVLEMLSEHTLEGMLEGYLLTGRHGFFSTYEAFAHVIDSMFNQHAKWLTICNLLSWREKIASLNLLITSTVWRQDHNGFTHQDPGFLDVVVNKSAAVTRIYLPPDVNSLLSVANHCLRSEGYINVIVSDKQNHLQYLDMDDAIIHCTKGIGIWEQASTDQGHEPDVVMACAGDIPTKEALAATVMLRQHFPDLKIRFVNVVDLLKLQSATEHPHGLTDRDFDSLFTVDKPIVFAFHGYPWLIHRLAYRRTNHKNLHVRGYKEKGNINTPLELAIQNQIDRFTLAMDVIDRVPSLQVAGAHAKEKFRNMQIECKNYSHEHGIDKPEAANWRWPY, from the coding sequence ATGAAACCTGCGACGACCGTTCAGGAAATGCAATCACAAAATGGCCAGACTTCAAGGGCTATTAGTTCCTACGGTGTAGCTCGCTCCACCGTCTCAGGCTCGCCTCTAAGCGCCGACCTTTTAGCGAAGATGAATGAGTATTGGCGAGCTTGCAATTACCTCGCTTTGGGAATGACGTACCTAAAGGCAAATCCGCTTCTTAAAGAGCCGCTGAAACCTGAACATGTTAAGGATCGGTTGCTTGGTCACTGGGGGACCAGCCCTGGATTGGCTTTCGCATACATCCATCTCGAACGCGCCATCAAATTGCTTGATTTGAACGTCGTCTTCATGGCAGGGCCAGGCCACGGAGCACCGGGAGTGCTTGGCCCCTGTTACCTTGAAGGCTCTTACACAGAAACGTACCCAGACTGCAGCGAGGATGAAGAAGGTTTGCTAAAGTTCTTCAAGCAGTTTTCATTTCCGGGTGGAATCGGTAGCCATTGCACCCCTGAGACACCTGGCAGCATCCACGAAGGTGGTGAGCTCGGCTATGTTCTGTCGCATGCTTGTGGTGCCGTCTTTGACAATCCGGACCTGATTGTTGCGGCGGTTGTTGGCGATGGTGAGTCGGAGACAGGCCCGCTTGCTACCAGTTGGCATATCAACAAATTCTTGAATCCGATTCGCGATGGTGCGGTGTTACCGATCCTGCACCTAAATGGGTACAAGATCAATAATCCAACCATCTGGGCTCGGGTTAGCCACGAGGAATTGGAGGCATTCTTCCAAGGAACGGGCTGGACACCTTACTTCGTGGAGGGCTCCGACCCCGAATCGATGCATCAGTCGATGGCAGCGACGATAGACCATTGCATGGAGGAAATACGTGCAGCTCAGAAGCAAGCGAGGAGTACGGGCGTCGCCTTCCGCCCACGCTGGCCCGTGATAGTACTCCGGACTCCCAAGGGGTGGACTAGCCCCGGAGAGGTCGGGGGTCACAAACTCGAAGGAAGCTGGCGGTCTCACCAAGTTCCAATGGCGAATGTCAAAAAGGATCCGGCTCGGTTGAAGCAACTAGAGGATTGGATGCGATGCTACAAGCCGGAGGAGTTGTTTGACGAGAAAGGTCGATTCCGTCCTGATTTGAAAGCGTTGGCACCGATCGGAGAGAGAAGGATTGGTTCCAATCCGCACGCCAATGGCGGTCGCTTAAAGAAAGCCCTTCGACTGCCTGACTTTCGAAGTTACGGCATCAAGGTCGACAAGCCTGGCGTTTTGGACGCTGAGAATTGTCGTCCTTTGGGTGTCTTCTTGCGAGACGTGATGAAAGCGAACATGACGAATTTTCGCGTGTTCGGACCCGACGAGAACACATCCAACAAGCTCGACGCTATTTACGAAGTATCGAAGAAGCTGTGGCTGTCGGAGTATTTTCCGGAGGACGACGACGGAGGCGAACTAGCCGTAGATGGACGCGTCCTGGAAATGCTGTCCGAGCATACGTTAGAAGGCATGCTCGAAGGCTATCTGCTGACGGGACGACATGGATTCTTCAGTACGTACGAGGCTTTCGCTCATGTGATTGACTCCATGTTCAACCAGCATGCGAAGTGGTTGACCATTTGCAATCTTCTGTCGTGGCGAGAGAAAATCGCATCGCTCAACCTCCTTATTACCTCCACCGTATGGCGGCAAGATCACAATGGGTTTACCCATCAGGATCCCGGCTTTCTGGACGTTGTCGTGAATAAAAGCGCTGCCGTGACTCGTATCTATCTTCCACCGGACGTGAACTCGCTTCTTTCGGTCGCGAATCACTGCTTGCGAAGTGAAGGCTATATCAATGTCATCGTTTCCGATAAGCAGAATCACTTGCAATATCTCGATATGGATGATGCGATCATTCACTGCACGAAAGGTATTGGGATTTGGGAACAGGCTAGTACCGACCAGGGGCATGAACCGGACGTTGTCATGGCGTGTGCTGGCGATATACCAACCAAAGAAGCTTTGGCTGCGACGGTGATGCTTCGGCAACATTTCCCAGACCTCAAGATTCGATTTGTCAACGTTGTTGATCTGCTCAAATTGCAATCGGCCACAGAGCATCCACACGGGCTGACGGATCGAGATTTTGATAGCTTGTTCACCGTAGATAAGCCGATCGTTTTTGCATTCCATGGCTATCCTTGGTTAATACATCGATTGGCATATCGCAGGACAAATCACAAGAATTTGCATGTCCGCGGCTATAAGGAGAAAGGAAACATAAATACTCCACTCGAGCTTGCGATTCAAAATCAAATTGACCGCTTCACTCTAGCGATGGATGTTATCGACCGCGTACCAAGCCTTCAGGTTGCCGGCGCTCATGCTAAGGAGAAATTCCGCAATATGCAGATCGAGTGCAAGAACTATTCCCATGAACACGGCATCGATAAGCCAGAGGCAGCCAATTGGCGTTGGCCTTATTGA
- a CDS encoding acetate/propionate family kinase, which translates to MTEALLVLNSGSSSLKFSVFQIGDLTLLVRGQIEGLGTAPRFLLRGSDDELLEESNPIDGARFDHSQAMGLIIERLREQLVGVRIVGVGHRVVHGGVKYATPIRVNESVLEELGRLIPLAPLHQPYSLAAIRSLSVTAPELPQVACFDTAFHRTQPPVAQWFGLPRSFTEQGLLRYGFHGISYEYIASVLPAMDPRAASGRTIVAHLGNGASLCALSAGKSIATTMSFTPVDGLVMGTRVGSLDPGVLLYLMASHGMDAASLEKLIYHDSGLLGVSGLSSDMRTLLASTDSHATEAIDLFVYRLGRELGSLAAALGGLDALVFTGGIGANAAVIRSRVCHDAAWLGLSLDEESNQKGYRQLHDHRSEVTIWSIATNEELMIAQQTQRVLRLSDLLV; encoded by the coding sequence TTGACTGAAGCATTGCTTGTTTTGAATAGTGGATCTTCAAGCTTAAAGTTCTCTGTATTTCAAATCGGAGATCTCACGCTATTGGTTCGAGGGCAAATCGAAGGACTCGGAACGGCTCCGCGTTTTCTTCTTCGTGGCAGCGACGATGAATTGCTGGAAGAGAGCAATCCGATCGATGGGGCTCGATTCGATCACTCTCAAGCTATGGGGCTCATCATCGAGCGGTTGCGAGAGCAGCTTGTTGGAGTTCGGATTGTCGGTGTTGGTCATCGAGTCGTACATGGAGGCGTGAAATACGCTACACCGATTCGTGTTAACGAATCGGTGCTAGAGGAGCTTGGTCGCCTTATTCCGCTCGCACCACTTCATCAACCCTATTCCCTTGCCGCAATTAGGTCTCTCTCCGTTACAGCGCCGGAACTACCTCAAGTCGCCTGCTTTGATACCGCGTTCCATCGCACCCAACCGCCGGTGGCGCAATGGTTCGGTTTGCCACGGAGTTTTACCGAGCAAGGTCTGCTACGGTATGGGTTTCACGGAATCTCCTATGAGTATATTGCTTCCGTATTGCCTGCGATGGACCCTCGAGCGGCTTCCGGACGAACCATTGTGGCCCATCTAGGTAATGGCGCGAGTTTGTGCGCATTAAGTGCCGGTAAGAGTATTGCGACAACGATGAGTTTCACACCGGTCGACGGACTGGTTATGGGAACTCGGGTCGGTTCGTTGGATCCTGGCGTCCTGCTCTATCTCATGGCAAGCCATGGCATGGATGCTGCATCGCTCGAGAAGCTGATCTACCATGACTCGGGCTTGCTCGGGGTGTCAGGCCTCTCCAGCGACATGCGTACCCTATTGGCTAGTACTGATTCACACGCAACAGAGGCAATCGACCTATTCGTTTACCGTCTTGGTCGCGAACTGGGCTCGCTTGCGGCAGCCCTTGGTGGTCTCGATGCGCTCGTGTTCACCGGTGGCATAGGGGCGAACGCTGCTGTTATTCGTTCACGAGTATGTCACGACGCCGCTTGGTTGGGATTAAGTTTGGATGAAGAGTCGAACCAAAAAGGTTATCGGCAACTTCATGACCATCGAAGCGAAGTTACGATTTGGTCCATCGCCACAAATGAAGAACTGATGATTGCTCAGCAAACTCAACGTGTGCTGAGATTGTCGGATCTGTTGGTTTGA